The nucleotide sequence CAGGTCCTTGCCGGCGAGCGTGCCGTGCGGGATCGCCACCCCCTCGCCGACGTACGTCGAGACCGAGCGTTCCCGGTCGAGCATGCTCCGCACGTACTCCGGATGCACCGCGTCGATCTCGACCAGGGCCTCGCCGCAGCGCCGGATCGCGTCGTCGCGGTCGGCGGCGGTCTCGGTCAGCAGGATCGCCCGCCGGTCGAGCAGGTCGCCGGTCAGCTCAGCCACTGACCTCACCGCCGGACTCGATCGCCTTGACCACCGCGGTCACCGCCGGGTCGCCGAGGAAGACCTGGAACGGCACGACGATCTTGCCCGGGGCGGCGGCCCGGGCGCGGGCGGCCAGCCCGTTGTGTGTGATCACCACGTCGGCGTCACCCGGGATCGAGTTGACCGGGGTGTGCTCCACCGCGACCGAGTACTTCTTCAGCTGCTTGCGGAGCTGGCTGGCGAGCATGACGCTGCTGCCCATCCCGGCGTCGCAGGCGACGACGACCTTGTGGATGTCCCTACCGTTGATGCTGCCCATGGCGTTACCCCTTCCGTTCGTACGCTGGTCCGGTCGGCTTCCGGCCGGTCGCGGCGCTCACCTTCCGGTTCAGCTCTCGGCGGTGGCCGAGCGCGCCACCGCCGGGCTGCTCTCGCGGTCCCCGGCCGCGGTGCCGGCGGAGGCCGGCGCACCGGCCCGGACGGTCCCGTCTGCGGTGGCCTCGTCGGCGTCGGCAGCCCGGCCGGTCCCGTCGGCGTCGGCGGTCTCCGGTTCGCCGTTGAGCCGGCCGAAGCCGAGCAGCGCCGAGGCGACCACGAAGGAGACGGCGGTGGCGATCAGGACGCCGAGCACCATGCCGAACCAGCCGCCGCGCGGGGTGACCGCCGCGTAGGCGAAGATGCTGCCCGGCGAGGGGGTGGCGACCAGCCCGGCACCGGTGGCCATGAAGGTGGCGACCCCGGCGGCGCCACCGGCGATGGTGGCGAGGATCAGCCGCGGCTTCATCAGCACGTACGGGAAGTAGATCTCGTGGATGCCGCCGAGGAAGTGGATGATGCCGGCCGCCGGCACGCTCGGGCGCAGCGAACGCGGCCCGAAGAGGAAGAACGCGAGCAGCAGGCCGAGGCCCGGGCCGGGGTTCGACTCGATCATGAACAGGATCGACTTGCCGGTCTCCTGCGCCTGCGCCACGGCCAGCGGCGAGAGTACGCCGTGGTTGATCGCGTTGTTCAGGAAGAGCACCTTGGCCGGTTCGACGAGTACGGAGGCGACCGGCAGCAGGTTCTGTCCGATCAGCCAGTCCACCCCGGCACCGGCCCAGTCGCTGAGCCGGGCCACCACCGGGCCGATCAGCCAGACCCCGAGCAGCGCCATCCCGCCGCCGACGATGCCGGCGGAGAAGTTGTCGACGAGCATCTCGAAGCCGGGGCGGATCCGGTTCCGGACCAGCCCGTCGAAGAGCTTGACCAGGTACGCGGCGGCGGGACCCATGATCATCGCGCCGAGGAACATCGGGATGTCCGCCCCGACGATCATGCCTACCGTGGCGACCGCGCCGACCACCGCACCGCGCTGGCCGTGCACGATCCGGCCGCCGGTGTAGCCGATCAGGATCGGCAGCAGGCTGAAGATCATCGGGTCGACCAGCTTGGCCAGGTCCTCGTTGGGCAGCCAGCCGGTCGGGATGAAGAGCGCGGTGATCAGGCCCCAGGCGATGAATGCCCCGATGTTGGGCATCACCATCCCGGCCAGGTGCCCGCCGATCCGCTGGACCCGGGCTTTGAAGCCGGTGCCCTGGACCTCCGGGGTGTACGACATGGCCATTGGGGGACTCCTTCGCAGAGGTATGGCCCGCGTTACCGAACGCGGCCGGGTTCGGATGTCGTGCCGCCGGCCCGGATCGGCCGGGACCGGCGGTTTCCTGGTTGCGTCGCTGGGCTCACCGGTTCACCCCTGCGGCAGCAGCGGCCGGACCAGGTCCGGCCGGGGATGGAGTCGGACGGCGTTCCGGACCAGGTCGGCGGGGCCGGGCATCCGGCTGCCGGGCAGGCTGACCGCCGCCGCCCCCCAGGCGAGCCCCTCGGCGAGGGCGTCCGGGCCGTCGGCTCCGGCGGCCAGGAAGCCGGCCAGCAGCGCGTCCCCGGCCCCGACCGTGCTCCTCGGCTGTGCCACCGGCGACTCGCCGGTCAGCACGCCGGTCGGGTCGACCAGCACCGCGCCGTCGGCGCCGAGGCTGGCCAGTACGCTGCCGGCACCCCAACTCCGGAGCCGGGCGGCGGCGTCGACCACGTCACCGAGGGACCGGAGCGGGGCGCCGACCGCCTCGGCCAGTTCCTCGCGGTTCGGCTTGACCAGCGCCACCCCGGCTTCCGCGGCGGCCCGCAGCGCCGGCCCGCTGGTGTCGACCGCGAGCCGGACCCCGGCGTCGACCAGCCGGGCGCAGAGGTCGCCGAAGGCCGCCACCGGCAGTCCCGGCGGCACGCTGCCGCAGGCCACCACCCAGTCGGCCGAGTCGGCCGCCGCCAGCACCGCCCTGGTGATCTCGGCGAACTCCGGTCCGGCCAGGACCGGGCCGGACTCGTTGATCTTCGTTACCGTGCCGTCCGGCTCGGCGAGGGTGATGTTCGACCGGGTACGCCCGGCGATCGGCACCACCAGCGGCTCGACGCCCTCGCTCTCCAGCAGCCGGACGAGCTGGGCGCCCTCCTCGCCGCCGACCGGGAGCACGGCCCGGGAGGGCATCCCGTTGGCCAGCAGCGCCCGGGAGACGTTGACGCCCTTGCCGCCCGGGTCCAGCCGGGTGGAGGCGGCCCGGATCACCGCACCCCGCTCCAGCCGGTCGATCTCCATCGCCCGGTCCAGACTGGGGTTGAGCGTGACGGTGAGGATCATGCCCGGACCACCCGTACGCCGGCCGCCTCCACCTCGTCGGCGAGTTCCTGGTCGAGCCCGTTGTCGGTGATCAGCAGGTCGAGGTCGGCCAGGGTGCCGAACCGGGCCAGGTAGTCGTTCCCGATCTTGGTGTGGTCGGCGAGCAGTACCACCCGGCGGGCGGCACCGATCATCGCCCGCTTCACCGCCGCCTCGGCCGGGTCCGGGGTGGTCATCCCGCGCTCGACCGAGCAGCCGTTGGTGCCCATGAAGGCGACGTCGACATAGAGCTCGGCCAGCGGTCGCAGTGCCCAGTCGTCCACTGTGGCCAGTGTCTTGCCGCGCAACCGGCCGCCGAGCAGCAGCACCGTCAGGTTGGGCTTCAGGCCGAGCGCGGAGGCCAGCACCGGCGAGTTGACCACCACGGTCAGCTCGCGGTCGAGGGGCAGCAGGTGCGCCAGCCGGGCGGTGGTGGTGCCGGCGTCCAGGATGACCGCACCCTCGTCGGGAAGTTCGGCGAGTGCCGCCTTGGCGATCCGCTCCTTCTCGCTGATGAGCACGGCGTCCCGGGCGGCGAGGGCGGGCTCGAAGCCGATCCGCTCGACCGGGATCGCCCCGCCGTGCACCCGGCGGAGCACCCCGGCCCGCTCCAGCACGGTCAGGTCGCGACGGATCGTCTCCGCGGTCACGTTCAGGCCCTCGGCCAGCGTCACCACGTCGACCCGGCCTGCCTCGCGGGCCAGGCGCAGGATCTCCTGCTGACGTTCCTCGGCGTACATCCGGAAAATCTCCCGCCCGATTGCTTTTGATTCTCTTCTGTTTACGCCCGTTGCTGTGGTGAGTCAACATCCAGACGTAACAGTCTGGTCATCCCGACGACGCAGTTGGGCATGATCCGGTGCAATACGACCAGGTGAAGAGGTGCACCCTCGCCGAACACGGTGAGCCTGCGGCTCGTCACCGAGCCAGACCCAAACCGACAACGATGTCCGTTCGTGTCGGGTGGGGAGTCAATGACACACCCGCCGCCTACCATCCGGGCCGTGCATGACGACCGTTTCCAGCTCCCGGCCGACGCCGACGAGCGGACCCTGCTGACCTGCTTCCTCGACTGGCACCGGAAGGCGCTGGTCCGCACCTGCGCCGGACTTCCCGACGAGCAACTCCGTCGACGGGCGGTCCCCACCTCCAACCTCACCCTGCTCGGCCTGGTGCGGCACCTGGCCGGCGTCGAGCGGTGGTATTTCCAGGGCGGGATCGCCGAGAACTATCCCGGCAGCCTCTACACGGCCACCGGCAAGCTTGGGGAGGACTTCGACGACCTCGACTCCGCCACCGGCGAGGCGTCCTTCGCGATCTGGCGAGCCGAGGTCGAGACGTCCCGCCGGATCACCGCCGAGCGTCCGCTGGAGGCGCTCAGCACCCACGTGATCACCGGACAGTCCCTCTCGCTCCGCTGGGTGCTCAACCACATGATCGACGAGTACGCCCGGCACAACGGGCACGCCGACCTGATCAGGGAGGCGATCGACGGCCAGGTCGGCGAGTAGCGGCAACCCGGCGGTTCAGTCTCCGGCGGGCCGTTCGAGGTCGCGCTGCACCTGGTTCATGCCTCGCAGCCAGCGGTCCGGGTCGGCGGCCCGGCGGCGGTAGTACGTCGCCACCTCCGGGTGCGGCAGCACCAGGAAGCGGTCGTCGGCCAGCGCCGCCAGCACCGCCTCGGCGACCTGCTCCGGGTCGACCGCCCCGGCGGCGAGCAGGGCCGCCCCGGGTCCCTCGCCCCGCTCCAGCATCGGGGTGCGAACCCCCTGTGGACAGAGCGCCTGCACCACGACGCCCCGATGGGCGTAGCTCGCCCGCAGCCACTCGGCGAACGCCACCGCCGCGTGCTTGGTCACCGAGTACGGGGCGGCGCCGAGCAGGGTGAGCAGACCGGCCGCCGAGGCGGTGACGAGGAGCCGGCCGCGCCCGGCGGCCAGCCAGTCGGGCAGCAGCTCGCGGGCGGCGTACACCGGGGACATCGCGTTGACCCGCCAGGCGTGTTCCCAGGTCTGGTCGGCGGCGTCCAGCCCGCCGGTGCCCGGCACCCCCGCGTTGGCGCAGAACAGGTCGATCCGGCCGAACCGCTGCCGGGCGTACCGGACCAGCGCGGCCACTGCCGCCGGGTCCGCCGCGTCGGCCGGGAAGACCTCGCCGCCGATCCGGGCCGCGACCGACCGGGCCGCGTCCGCGTCGAGGTCGTTGACAAGCACCCGGGCGCCCTCGGTGGCGAACCGGGTGGCCAGCGCCGCACCGATGCCGGACCCGGCCCCGGTCACCACCACGGCCGCGCCGGGCAGGGCGAGTCCCGAGTTTTCCGCAGGCACGACGCAGACGGTATCGCCGAACCCGCCCTGCCGGGTAGCGCCGCCCGCACCCGACCGGGCCGGGGTGGGCAGCAGGCCGGCTGAATCGCGCGGCACGGCGCCCGGGGTGCGGGCTAACGTGCCGGGGGTGTCCGTCGACCTCGCGGCCTCGCTGGCCGGAACCACCACGACGCAGGTGACCACGGCCACAGTGGCCCAGCCGGACCCGGTCGGCGGGCGGGGCCCGGGGCCCGGATCGCCGGTCGCCGCAACGCCCGGTCGGGCGTGGTGAAAAGCTGTTGGGCATGAGTTCCGACAGCGCACCGCCCGCTCCGCCGGTCAGCACGAGCCCGAACGACCCCGACGAGGACTCCGGCACCTTCGCCGACCTCGGGCTGCGGACCGAACTCCTGGACGCGCTCGGCACGCTGGGCTACGAGGAGCCGACCGCCATCCAGCGGGCCGCCATCCCGCCCCTGCTGGCCGGCCAGGACCTGCTCGGCCAGGCCGCGACCGGGACCGGCAAGACCGCCGCCTTCGCACTGCCGCTGCTGCACCGGCTGCCGGCCGACCGGCGCTCCGGGGCACCGGCGGCGCTGATCCTGGTGCCGACCCGGGAGCTGGCCGTGCAGGTCTCCGAGGCGATCCACCGGTACGGCCGCGACCTCGGGGTACGGGTGCTGCCGATCTACGGGGGCCAGCCGATCGCCCGGCAGTTGCGGGCGCTGGACGGCGGGGTCGACGTGGTGGTGGCCACCCCGGGGCGGGCGCTGGACCACATCGCCCGGGACACCCTGCGGCTGGACGGCCTCGGCACGGTGGTGCTGGACGAGGCCGACGAGATGCTCGACATGGGATTCGCCGAGGACATCGAGGCGATCCTGCAACACGTACCCGAGCAGCGGCAGACGGTGCTCTTCTCCGCCACGATGCCGGCCCGGATCGACGGGATGGCCCGGCAGTACCTGCGGGACCCGGCCCGGATCGAGATCGGCCGGCAGCCGTCGCCCACCGGCACCGCCCCGCTGGTCCGGCAGACCGGTTACGTCGTCGCCCGCGCGCACAAGCCGGCCGCGCTGGGCCGGATCCTCGACGTCGAGGCGCCGACCGCGGCGATCGTCTTCTGCCGGAGCCGGGAGGAGGTCGACCGGCTCACCGAGACGATGAACGGGCGCGGCTACCGGGCCGAGGCGCTGCACGGCGGGATGACCCAGGAACAGCGGGACCGGGTGATGGGGCGGCTGCGGGCCGGCACCGCCGACCTGCTGGTGGCCACCGACGTGGCCGCCCGGGGACTGGACATCGAGCAGCTCACCCACGTGGTGAACTACGACGTGCCGTCGGCTCCGGAGTCGTACGTGCACCGGATCGGGCGGGTCGGCCGGGCCGGCCGGCAGGGGGTGGCGATCACCCTGGCCGAGCCCCGTGAGCACCGGATGCTCAAGACGATCGAGCGGACCACCGGGCAGCGGATCTCGATCGGCCGGATCCCGACCGTGGCCGACCTGCGGGCCCGGCGACTGGAGATGACCCGGGCGGCGCTGCACGAGAGCCTGCTGGAGGACGACCTCGACCCGTACCGGGTGATCGTGGAGACGCTCACCGACGAGTTCGACGTGATGGAGGTGGCGCTCGCGGCGGTGAAGCTGGCCCACGAGTCGGCGGGTGGCCCGGTCGACGAGGAGGAGGACATCCCGCAGCTGGCGTTCCGGGCCGACCGGGACGGCCGTACCCGGCGCGACGGCGGACGGGACGGCGGTCGGGACGACCGGCGCGGCGCCCGGCCCCGCTCCGGCGACATGGCCTGCCTCTTCATCGGGGTCGGCCGGCGGGCCGGCATCCGCCCGCAGGACCTGGTCGGCGCGATCACCGGCGAGACCCAGGTCAGCGGTCGGGAGATCGGCTCGATCGAGATCGCCGACCGGTTCTCCCTGGTGGAGGTGCCGAGGTCCGCGGCGAACGAGGTGATCACCCGGCTGCGGCAGAGCACCATCAAGGGCCGCAAGGCGACGGTACGCCGGGACCGCGAACCCGGCCCCGGGCAGCACGACCGCTGAGCGGGCGCCTGCGCCTGGGCTCAGTTCTGCTGGCGGAGCAGGTTGCGCAGTTCCCGGGCGAACTCCGCGATGGAGAGTGCGGCGGTGAACGGCGGCAGCACGATCACCGCGATGTTGCGGGGGTCGAGCGCCTGCTCGGTCAGTACCAGGCCGAAGACGATCTGGGTGATCGTGCCGATGCCGACCAGGATCCAGGGGTAGACCCGGGACGTCCGCCTCGGGTCGATGGTGGCCGCGACGAGTCCGAGACTGCCGACGATCACCAGGCCGACCACCACCACCGGATAGAGCCAGGCCGGCGAGTCGGAGACCTCGACGTTCAACCCGCCCGCGGCCCGGTAGGAGACGGCCAGGCCGGCCAGGTAGATGACGAACACCCCGACCGCGCTGAGCACGCCGAGGAACCGGGCCACCGCGGCGGCCCGGGGCGGCTGGGTAGTGCCTTCCCACTGCTTCGTCATCGTCGCCACCCTGGGGTCCGCCGGCTCTTGCCGCCATCATTCCCGGGTACGGCAGCCGGCTCGTCGTACGCTCGGATCGTCCTGCGCGTCTTCCGTGCGCGGGCCGGAGCCGATCGAGCGGCCTGCTCACCGGCCGTCCGGCGTGCCCCGAGCCCGACCGTCCGGTATGGACTCGCCGGCGGCCCGGGCATCCGCCGTCGACCCGCCGGCCGCCCCGACCGGACGACCCCCGGCGCCCTCGCCGACCGGGCTGACGGAGCGCCGCGCGAGGCGGCTCCGGAGAGGTACTATCTATTCACGTTCATCGATTACTGTCCCTGGACGGCCGGATCTCGCGGGGTGAGTGGAATGACGTTACGGCTACCCGTGCCCGGGTCGGCGGGAGCACGTCGTGCCCGGACCACGACGACCGCGCTGACCCTGCTCGCCCTGCTGGCCGGGCCGGTCGTCGCGCCGGGCCGGGCCGCCGCCGGAAGCGACCCGACCGGCGCACCGGCGGCGGGCCGGGACGCGGACGGCACCCGGCAGTCGATCCGGGTCGCCAACCCCTACCTCGGCACCCGGGCGTACGTGAATCCGGAGTGGTCCGCCCGAGCTGCCGCCGAACCGGGCGGGGCGGCCGTCGCCAACCAGCCGACCGCGGTGTGGCTGGACCAGATCGCCGCCATCGCCGGCACGCCGGACCGGATGGGGCTGGACGCCCACCTGGGCGCGGCCCTGGACCAGGGCGCCGGCCTGGTGCAGCTGACCCTCTACAACCTGCCGGGACGGGACTGCGAACGCCGGGTGAGCTTCGGCGAACTGGCCGTCGACGAGGTCGACCGGTACCGGACCGAGTTCGTCGACCCGATCGTCGAGATCCTCGCCGACCCGCGCTACCAGAACCTGCGGATCGTCGTCGTCGTGGAGCCGAACTCGCTGCCTAACCTGGTCACCCACACCTCGCCCCGACCCGCCGCGACCGCTGGCTGCGACCAGGCCAAGGCCCGGGGCAGCTACCTCACCGCCATCGGGTACGCGCTGGCCCGGCTGGCCACCGTGCCGAACGTCTACGCCTACCTGGACGCCAGCCACCACGGCCAGCTCGGCTGGTCCACTGACGGCGCCGCCGCCGCCTCGCTGCTCCACCAGGCGGCAAACACCGCCGGCAGCACCCAGTGGGCCGTACAGGGCTTCACCGTCAACGTCGCCAACTACTCCGTGCTGCGCGAGCCCTACCTCGACGTCGACGACGTGGTCGACGGCCAGCCGGTCCGGGACACCTCCTGGATCGCCGGCAACGGCTACGTCGACGAGCTGCCGTACGCCCAGCGGTTGCGGCAGCTGCTGGTCGCCGCCGGCTTCTCCTCCCGGGTCGGCATGGTCGTCGACACCTCCCGCAACGGCTGGGGCGGCCCGGACCGGCCCACCGGCCCCGGACCGTCGACAACCGCCGAGGAGTACGTCGAGGCGGGCCGGACCGACCGGCGCGGCTACCTCGGCAACTGGTGCAACCAGGTGGGCGCCGGGCTCGGCGAGCGCCCGGTCGCGGCACCGGCGCCCGGTGTCCACGCGTACGCCTGGATCAAGCCGCCGGGCGAGTCCGACGGGGGCAGCAGCGTACTCAACCCCGACCGCCGGTACGAGCCGATGTGCGACCCGACCTACCGCCCGGCCCCGTTCCCCACGGTGACCAGCGGGGCGATGCCGAACGCCCCGATGTTCGGCGAGTGGTTCCCGCCGCACTTCCGGCAGTTGCTGCAGAACGCCTGGCCGCCGCTGTAGAGAACCCGTCGGTCGTCGGGTCCCGACAGCTGCGGCAGCGCCTCCGCACAGGCGGAGACGAACGTCGGTCAGTAGTAGTCGCGCATCAGCTCGTCCGCCCAGCTCGGCTGCACCACCGGGGTACGGGGGGCGAACTCCCGCAGGTAGGGCTTGATGTCGAGCACCGGTGTGCCGTCCAGGGCGTCCAGGTCGGCGACGTGCAGATCCCGCCCGTCGACCCGGATCAGCCGGCAGCGGGAGACGGCGAGCCGGTTCGGCCGGTTCGGGCCTCGGGAGGCGAAGATGCCCAGCACCGGGAACCGGGAGTCGGCGCGCGGGTGCCGGGCCGCCGGGTTCACCCGCTCGGGAGCGATCCGGTCGAACAGGAACACCACCTCCAGGTGGGAGAAGTCGGCCAGCCCGAGCGCCGCGTCGGCGGGCAGGTGCCCGCCGATCCGGATCACGGACCGGACGTCCTGCCAGTTGTCCTCGAACGCCTCGCCCCGGCCGCCGACCACCCGGGCCACGGGTTCCACCTGATAGCTCATCTCCACCTTCCCCGGCTCCGCACTGCCGCACCATTCTCCGAGGAGCCACCGCCGGGCTCGTGGCGAGGGTTCCACAGTGCCGCCCGAGGAGCCGTCCAGGACAGCGCCGACCGGTGCGGCAACGCCGTCGCACTCGGTAATCCAGGCCGGTTCCAGAAACCGCGGTACGCCGGTTGCTACCGTTTACCGGCCCGTGGAAAAGGGGGGTGACCAGGCACATTGTCTCCACTCGACCACACCGTCGACCCGCGACCGGCGCGGGTGTCGGTAATCGTCCCGAACTACAACAAGGAGAAGACCCTCCGGGCCTGTCTCGCCGCGATCTACGCGCAGAGCTTCCCGCCGGCCGAGGTGATCGTCGTCGACGACGCGAGCACCGACCGTTCGCCGCGGATCGCCGCCGAGTTCCCCTGCACCCTGCTGGCGTTCCCGGTGAACCGGGGCGTCTCGGCGGCCCGGAACGCCGGAGCGGCCCGGGCCGGCGGGGACGTGCTCTTCTTCGTCGACTCGGACATCGCGCTCGCCCCCGACGCACTGGCCGAAGCCCTCGCGGAACTGCGGGCCCATCCGGAATGCGGCGTGGTGCAGGGGATCTACGAGATGACCCCGCTCTTCGCCGACGGGCCGGTGGAGTCCTACAAGACGCTCTTCGAGCACTTCTGGCGGCGCCGTGACGTCGGGGTCACCGCGACCACGATGTTCGCGCTGACCGCACTCCCCCGCCCCGTGTTCGAGCTGGTCGGGGGCTTCGACGAAGGGCTGCGCGACGCCGAGGACATCGAGTTCGGCACCCGGCTGCCGACGGCGTACGAGATCCGTACCAGCGACCGGGTGCTGGGCCGGCACGACGACGTGGACCGGTTGGGGCCGTACCTGTCGGAGCACTTCCGCCGGGCCCGCACGTACGCCGGGGCGGTCGTCGCGGCGCGCTGGGTCCCGGGACCGTCGGCCGGCACCCCGGGGTCGACGGTCGGCGCCCCGGGCCGCGCCAACAGCGGTCGGCGGGCGCCGCACCGGATCGACGTCGGTTCGGTGGTCGGGCTGCTGGGCAGCGCGGTCGCGGTCGCCGGGCTGCCGCTGACCGCCCGGTCGCCGTGGCTGCTGGCGGTGCCGCTGGCTGGGCTGGTCGGCTTCCTCGGGGCGGACCGGGCGCTGCTCGGGTTCGCGTTCCGGCAACGCGGGCCGGGCTTCCTGCTCTTCGCCGTCGGGATGCGGTTCCTGACCCACCTGAGCGAGTTCGCCGGGCTGGCGCTCGGGCTGACCCGGGCGCTGCTCCGGCGCCCCCGGCCCGGCCGGGTCGCCCCGCTGACCCCGGGATCGACCCGGTGGTGATGCCGCGGTGGGCCGGCGCGGCGGTCGAGGCGGTGCGGGCGGCGGTGCGGCGGCGGCCCGGCTGGTGGCGGCGGGCCAACCAACTGCTCGTGGTGGTCTTCGTGGCGGCACTGGCCGTCGGCCTGACGCTGTTCCTGCGGGACCAGGACTGGGCGCCGGTCCGCGAACTGGCCCGACGGCTCGACCCGGTCCAGGTCGGGCTGGTGGTCGGCGGTGCGCTGCTGGTCAACTCGGTCGGGCTGCTGCTCGGATACCACTCCTGGCAGGCGCTCTTCATCGACCTCGGCGCGGCGGTGAACCGGTGGACCGCCGCCCGGCTCTTCTTCGTCGGGTTCCTCGCCAAGTTCGTGCCGGGCCGGTTCGTGGCGCTGCCAGTGCTGCTGCGGATGGGCCGGGAGATCGACGTCGGGGCCGTCCGGCTGGCCGGTGTCTTCCTGCTCAGCTGGGTGGTGGTGGCGCTGACCGGGATGACCGTCGGTCTCGCGGCCGGCCCGGCGGTGCTCGGTGGCGCGACCGGGTGGATGCTGCTCGCCGTACTGCCGCTGGTGGCGCTCTTCGTCCGTCCGGACCTGCTCAACCGGGGGCTCGCCGTTACGGCGCGTCTGCTGCGTCGGCCACCGCCACAGGTCGCCGCCTCCCGGGCCGGGGTACGCCGGGCGATCACCGCCCAGTCGCTGTCCTGGGTGGTGTCCGGCCACCACCTCTGGCTGCTCGCGGTGACCGCCGGTGCCCCGCCGGCCCGCTCCTACCTGGTCTGTGTGGCCGGCTTCGCCGCCGCGACCGTGGCCGGCCTGCTGGTGATGGTCGTGCCGGACGGGCTCGGTGTCCGGGAAGCCGTGCTGATGGTCGGGCTGGCCACCGTGCTACCGGTCCCGGTCGCCGCTCCGGTGGTGCTGACCAGCCGGCTGGTCTGCGCACTGAGCGAGGTGGCGGTCGGTGCCGGCGGCCTGCTGCTCGCCCAGTACCTGCACCGACGGCGGCCCGGCCCCCACCGGAACGCCGACCCCGCGCTGACCGGCTGACCCGGGCCCGATCGCCACACAGCGCCGGAACGGCGCCGCACAGCTCCGATCCTGTCCCTAGTCGAAGAATGTCGGTGACAGCATGTCGAGTTCGTTCGTCCGTACCTCGGTGGCACGGCTGATCCGATTTCCCGTCCGGGTGCTGGTCCGGTCCAACAGGCGGATCAACACGGCCTGGTGGAACGCGCAGTACGCGTTGGGGTTCTGGCGCTATCTCGACGACATGTCCGACGGGGAGCTGCCGCTGTCGTTGATCGAGACCTGGGCGCCCCGGCCGACGATCCTGGACCTGGGCTGCGGCACGAGTGCCAACCTGCCGCTGGTGCCGGGCCGCTACCGCCACTACCACGGGGTGGACCTGAGTTCCCGGGCGATCGAGGCGGCCCGCGCGCTCGGCAGGCCGGACACGTCGTTCGAGGTGGCCGACATCCGCGGCTTCCACACCGACCGGCGGTACGACGCGATCCTGCTCC is from Micromonospora sp. WMMD1102 and encodes:
- a CDS encoding PTS mannitol transporter subunit IICB, producing the protein MAMSYTPEVQGTGFKARVQRIGGHLAGMVMPNIGAFIAWGLITALFIPTGWLPNEDLAKLVDPMIFSLLPILIGYTGGRIVHGQRGAVVGAVATVGMIVGADIPMFLGAMIMGPAAAYLVKLFDGLVRNRIRPGFEMLVDNFSAGIVGGGMALLGVWLIGPVVARLSDWAGAGVDWLIGQNLLPVASVLVEPAKVLFLNNAINHGVLSPLAVAQAQETGKSILFMIESNPGPGLGLLLAFFLFGPRSLRPSVPAAGIIHFLGGIHEIYFPYVLMKPRLILATIAGGAAGVATFMATGAGLVATPSPGSIFAYAAVTPRGGWFGMVLGVLIATAVSFVVASALLGFGRLNGEPETADADGTGRAADADEATADGTVRAGAPASAGTAAGDRESSPAVARSATAES
- a CDS encoding SDR family NAD(P)-dependent oxidoreductase, producing MPAENSGLALPGAAVVVTGAGSGIGAALATRFATEGARVLVNDLDADAARSVAARIGGEVFPADAADPAAVAALVRYARQRFGRIDLFCANAGVPGTGGLDAADQTWEHAWRVNAMSPVYAARELLPDWLAAGRGRLLVTASAAGLLTLLGAAPYSVTKHAAVAFAEWLRASYAHRGVVVQALCPQGVRTPMLERGEGPGAALLAAGAVDPEQVAEAVLAALADDRFLVLPHPEVATYYRRRAADPDRWLRGMNQVQRDLERPAGD
- a CDS encoding DinB family protein, with the protein product MHDDRFQLPADADERTLLTCFLDWHRKALVRTCAGLPDEQLRRRAVPTSNLTLLGLVRHLAGVERWYFQGGIAENYPGSLYTATGKLGEDFDDLDSATGEASFAIWRAEVETSRRITAERPLEALSTHVITGQSLSLRWVLNHMIDEYARHNGHADLIREAIDGQVGE
- a CDS encoding DeoR/GlpR family DNA-binding transcription regulator — translated: MYAEERQQEILRLAREAGRVDVVTLAEGLNVTAETIRRDLTVLERAGVLRRVHGGAIPVERIGFEPALAARDAVLISEKERIAKAALAELPDEGAVILDAGTTTARLAHLLPLDRELTVVVNSPVLASALGLKPNLTVLLLGGRLRGKTLATVDDWALRPLAELYVDVAFMGTNGCSVERGMTTPDPAEAAVKRAMIGAARRVVLLADHTKIGNDYLARFGTLADLDLLITDNGLDQELADEVEAAGVRVVRA
- a CDS encoding glycoside hydrolase family 6 protein, whose amino-acid sequence is MTLRLPVPGSAGARRARTTTTALTLLALLAGPVVAPGRAAAGSDPTGAPAAGRDADGTRQSIRVANPYLGTRAYVNPEWSARAAAEPGGAAVANQPTAVWLDQIAAIAGTPDRMGLDAHLGAALDQGAGLVQLTLYNLPGRDCERRVSFGELAVDEVDRYRTEFVDPIVEILADPRYQNLRIVVVVEPNSLPNLVTHTSPRPAATAGCDQAKARGSYLTAIGYALARLATVPNVYAYLDASHHGQLGWSTDGAAAASLLHQAANTAGSTQWAVQGFTVNVANYSVLREPYLDVDDVVDGQPVRDTSWIAGNGYVDELPYAQRLRQLLVAAGFSSRVGMVVDTSRNGWGGPDRPTGPGPSTTAEEYVEAGRTDRRGYLGNWCNQVGAGLGERPVAAPAPGVHAYAWIKPPGESDGGSSVLNPDRRYEPMCDPTYRPAPFPTVTSGAMPNAPMFGEWFPPHFRQLLQNAWPPL
- a CDS encoding DEAD/DEAH box helicase, with translation MSSDSAPPAPPVSTSPNDPDEDSGTFADLGLRTELLDALGTLGYEEPTAIQRAAIPPLLAGQDLLGQAATGTGKTAAFALPLLHRLPADRRSGAPAALILVPTRELAVQVSEAIHRYGRDLGVRVLPIYGGQPIARQLRALDGGVDVVVATPGRALDHIARDTLRLDGLGTVVLDEADEMLDMGFAEDIEAILQHVPEQRQTVLFSATMPARIDGMARQYLRDPARIEIGRQPSPTGTAPLVRQTGYVVARAHKPAALGRILDVEAPTAAIVFCRSREEVDRLTETMNGRGYRAEALHGGMTQEQRDRVMGRLRAGTADLLVATDVAARGLDIEQLTHVVNYDVPSAPESYVHRIGRVGRAGRQGVAITLAEPREHRMLKTIERTTGQRISIGRIPTVADLRARRLEMTRAALHESLLEDDLDPYRVIVETLTDEFDVMEVALAAVKLAHESAGGPVDEEEDIPQLAFRADRDGRTRRDGGRDGGRDDRRGARPRSGDMACLFIGVGRRAGIRPQDLVGAITGETQVSGREIGSIEIADRFSLVEVPRSAANEVITRLRQSTIKGRKATVRRDREPGPGQHDR
- a CDS encoding SAM-dependent methyltransferase, yielding MSYQVEPVARVVGGRGEAFEDNWQDVRSVIRIGGHLPADAALGLADFSHLEVVFLFDRIAPERVNPAARHPRADSRFPVLGIFASRGPNRPNRLAVSRCRLIRVDGRDLHVADLDALDGTPVLDIKPYLREFAPRTPVVQPSWADELMRDYY
- a CDS encoding PTS lactose transporter subunit IIB, translated to MGSINGRDIHKVVVACDAGMGSSVMLASQLRKQLKKYSVAVEHTPVNSIPGDADVVITHNGLAARARAAAPGKIVVPFQVFLGDPAVTAVVKAIESGGEVSG
- the pfkB gene encoding 1-phosphofructokinase, with product MILTVTLNPSLDRAMEIDRLERGAVIRAASTRLDPGGKGVNVSRALLANGMPSRAVLPVGGEEGAQLVRLLESEGVEPLVVPIAGRTRSNITLAEPDGTVTKINESGPVLAGPEFAEITRAVLAAADSADWVVACGSVPPGLPVAAFGDLCARLVDAGVRLAVDTSGPALRAAAEAGVALVKPNREELAEAVGAPLRSLGDVVDAAARLRSWGAGSVLASLGADGAVLVDPTGVLTGESPVAQPRSTVGAGDALLAGFLAAGADGPDALAEGLAWGAAAVSLPGSRMPGPADLVRNAVRLHPRPDLVRPLLPQG